In one window of Mucilaginibacter auburnensis DNA:
- the pruA gene encoding L-glutamate gamma-semialdehyde dehydrogenase, which yields MLKGFFNVPTPHNEEVLNYAAGSRERALLQSALTEARSTLIDIPMYIGDQQVRTGTKLEIRPPHDHQHVLATFSEGDASTVTAAIDTALAAKADWERLPWEHRAAIFLKAAELLAGPYRMKINAATMLGQSKNAYQAEIDSACEIIDFLRFNVHYMTEIYQQQPPISPKGIWNRVEQRPLEGFVFALTPFNFTAIAGNLPTSAAMMGNVVVWKPAYTQIYAANVLMQVFLEAGLPPGVINLIYVDGPVAGDVIFSHPEFAGIHFTGSTPVFQTIWQTIGNNIHKYKSYPRIVGETGGKDFVLAHASANAEVVSTALVRGAFEYQGQKCSAASRAYIPASLWPQVKELMQRDLATIKMGPVEDFGNFVNAVITEASFDKLAKYIDNAKADSGVEIVAGGGYDKTKGWFIEPTVLKVTDPYYVTMCTELFGPVLTVYVYEDDKFDETLEVVDKTSVYALTGSIISQDRYAIDKATYALRNAAGNFYINDKPTGAVVGQQPFGGARGSGTNDKAGSMINLLRWVSPRTIKETFDPPKDYRYPFLG from the coding sequence ATGCTCAAAGGCTTTTTCAATGTGCCCACACCGCACAACGAGGAGGTATTGAACTATGCTGCCGGCAGCAGGGAACGCGCTTTACTACAATCGGCGCTTACCGAGGCTCGCTCGACGCTGATCGATATCCCTATGTATATTGGCGATCAACAAGTACGCACAGGTACTAAATTAGAGATTCGCCCTCCACACGACCATCAACACGTTTTAGCAACTTTTTCTGAAGGCGATGCCTCAACAGTTACCGCTGCCATTGATACCGCTTTAGCTGCCAAGGCCGACTGGGAACGCCTACCATGGGAGCATCGCGCAGCCATCTTCCTGAAAGCCGCCGAATTGCTGGCCGGTCCGTACCGCATGAAAATAAACGCTGCCACCATGCTGGGGCAGTCAAAAAACGCTTACCAGGCCGAGATAGACTCTGCTTGTGAGATCATAGACTTTTTGCGCTTCAACGTGCATTACATGACGGAGATCTACCAGCAGCAACCGCCAATATCCCCAAAAGGCATCTGGAACCGCGTGGAACAGCGTCCGTTAGAGGGCTTTGTTTTCGCGCTTACGCCATTCAACTTTACGGCTATTGCGGGTAACCTGCCAACATCAGCCGCCATGATGGGAAACGTAGTGGTTTGGAAACCGGCTTACACGCAGATCTATGCCGCTAACGTACTGATGCAGGTGTTTCTGGAAGCAGGCTTGCCGCCGGGTGTTATTAACCTCATTTATGTAGATGGCCCCGTAGCCGGTGATGTAATATTCAGTCACCCGGAATTTGCAGGTATACACTTTACGGGATCTACCCCTGTGTTTCAAACCATCTGGCAAACCATTGGTAACAACATCCACAAATACAAAAGCTACCCGCGCATAGTAGGCGAAACCGGTGGTAAAGACTTTGTACTGGCCCACGCCAGCGCCAATGCCGAAGTAGTGAGTACTGCTTTGGTTCGTGGCGCGTTTGAGTACCAGGGACAAAAATGTTCTGCTGCATCGCGGGCTTATATCCCTGCGTCGCTTTGGCCACAGGTTAAAGAATTGATGCAGCGCGATCTGGCTACCATCAAAATGGGTCCGGTGGAAGACTTTGGCAATTTTGTGAATGCCGTTATCACCGAAGCTTCATTTGACAAACTGGCAAAATACATTGACAATGCCAAAGCCGACAGCGGTGTAGAAATAGTAGCAGGTGGCGGTTACGACAAAACCAAGGGCTGGTTTATTGAGCCAACCGTGTTAAAAGTAACCGACCCATATTACGTAACCATGTGTACCGAACTATTCGGGCCGGTACTAACAGTTTACGTTTACGAAGACGACAAATTTGACGAGACATTAGAGGTGGTAGACAAAACCTCTGTTTATGCACTAACCGGAAGTATTATTTCGCAAGACAGGTATGCTATTGATAAGGCTACCTACGCGTTACGCAATGCGGCCGGCAACTTTTACATAAACGACAAACCAACCGGGGCAGTTGTTGGGCAGCAGCCGTTCGG